TTGCAGTGATGGCAGTCCTGAAAGCAGAACCCTTAAGGGTAACTTCCGAGGCGTGGACTGTGGCCAGAACAAATTGACTCATTCACTAGAAAGGAACAAGGATGGACATCCAAGCAATAGCTTCCAAGCGAAGCAGAACTATTACCTTAATAAAAGTATGTTAGGACCAGACTTCACTTACCCTGAAGGAGTCATGGAGGGTAACTCGTGTGTCTCACCATCTGGTGATATGGTGCAGTCAGAACAATCTCAGTATCCTTCTACTAGGGCGATTGGCTCCTCCCTTAATTTCATTCCGGCTTTACTTCAGCAGCAACAAAGGGGAATGCCGACACCATCAAGGTCAGCTTCCAACTCTCCACCTCCACCACCCTATGTGGCGACAACTAACCCCAGGCAGAATGCTGGAGTGATCTCAGCTCTCTACAACCCTCAAATTGTGTCACCGGGTGGCCAGCAAACAGGCCGGATTCCGGATGCTCTTTTGAGAGAACTGACATTTAAACTACCACAGGGGGCGACCATGCCATCTGTGGCACCCATGAGCTCCAGGTCGCTTCCCGTGCCACCTTCGTGCAGGGGAGGTGGTAGTGGTGTCCTCTTCACTGTTGAGAATCCTTATCCTGCTCAAGCGACGGCGACGACTGTCCTTCCATCCATGTCACGGACGAGGTCCGGGTCTGCGACCGAATTCACGACATCTACTGGTGGTAGGGGTGGCGCCGGTTTCCACCCCTATCCACATCATGCCCTAGGGGGTGGAAGACCGCCCACGCCTCCACCCTCAGAGAATATATATGCTTCCATTGATGATGTTGGACCTTACACAATCGATGGAAGTAGGCACAGAAGTCCTTTTGTACCGAATAGAAAAGGCTCCGTAGAGCACAGAAACACTTTTGGACGATCTACGACGGGCCGATCGTCGGCACCTAAGTCAGCAGGTGGCAGTGACAAGTTTCAAAATAACGTCCCTAGCCGTCATCCCGATGATGATAGTGGTAAATATGGTGATATTAGGCCTATTTATGATTCAAGGACCGCTTGTTCTTGAGGAATGCTCGACAAGCCTTCGTTGTCTTTATCCTCAATTGAAAGGGCTTATTAATAATGTTTGCTTATAGATGGTGCTTTGCCGAATGTTCTAGAGTTATAGCTATTCTTTATTCAGTTATCTCCCATTTTGAAAAACCACTGGCACTAAGATTTCCTTTTAcgtcaatgtaattttttaaatttttgcttactaATCGGGTTTTCTAAcaaattgtttttcgttttttatttttttaaagtcttcaaatgaatctataatacaaataaagttACTCACTGTTATAAAATCAAGCCCCGCTTTGggttccaaatttttttcaagattataagTACTAATTcgtatatgttttaatttaatcccATTGAGTGGATTCTTGATTCAAAGGTGTGCACTACATAAAAATGGTCTACAGGGAAGTTGGCTTTTCTGAGGttcctattttgtgaaaatttaaacataatttgggaaaaattaaaaaatgtgttaaaaaatcaacacaaaaatatggtaaaaatatgaatttattgtttcttaagggataaaaaaaataaaactttaagaaaaagtattttgtgaaactaccgtttttcctaaagttgaatttgtgaaggtagtaaattcggcctggacagactcTATAACTAAACAGTATTTGACTTAGAATAACTTAGTTCCAGTGACTTCCAACATAAAAGATAGCTGAATCAAATCTGAACCAATAGTTACTTACTTTATAACAACTCATAAAGCGCCATCTATGAGCAGTATTATTAACATGGCTCCTTATATACATAAGGCATGTCGATCCTTTATTTAGAACGTCGGAATTGTCTCAGATGCCAAGCCATGATATCAAAGCCTTCCCATCCCATTCTTATGAGCCTTCGTCCTCAAAGTCGCTGTATTATGCCTATCATATTTTGTACTGGTGTATAGTCATGGTCTTTGTACAGTAACCTGTGGTCTAGTCGACATATTTACGTCTTGTTCAGCAGTGTTTGATCTTGAactatgctttattttttgcaaatcatTGGATtgaaattatgagaaaaaaaaatggatggaTAATGTTCTATAATTCAAAGGCCTTTGTATTTTGTGTGTATGCAGTTAATTTGTTGTACAGTactataaattacattaagtaAAAGAGTTCAAAACTtgtttgtttaagaaatattcttgGTCAGCAATGTTTGTGATGAAATCAGTTCACTTAtgcttattgtttaaaatttcttaaaaagtgttAATGAACAATATATAAGCAATAAGATTACATATAAACTGAGTCAGTACTCaacaatatacaatttaaacataTCTTATATTCAGAGAAACAggtgacaaaaaataaacttatcagTTCGAGCTTTGGCACCTATCTGATGTCTTGGTGAACAAGCACCATGCAGAAATCGCCAACCCAGTAATTTACATTGAAAGTGGATTTTATCACTAATCATATGTTTATTTATCGGCACTTGCTTCTCtgaactagttttattttaattattacttaagtcAATGAATAAGCattgaatttacaaaattttttgttgtcaaTATTTTAGGGAAATACcatgaattttttgttagttcAACTTTCTTTTTAGCAATTCttgtttcatttctcaaaatgttatagaaaacataaataattgagtttattttttatattgtgtttAATTTGGAGAATTTAAAAAGTGTCATAGGTtagttattttagattttatattgtagcaattttattttaaaagcaatatttttctgagtTAATTTGACTTAAATGCTTGAGTATAATTTTGGTCAAGTAtcaggtttttaaattttttttttcaaggaatggaaaaaaaatatttatattttcctatttcatttttctttgataattgccagttttcaacttaaattaaatgGGAAACTGAATAAACtctttttaacttcaatttttgtaaatgataatcataatatttaaaactgaactAACATTTTTCGGACatcaaaacttacattttctaaaatctttattaacGTACTTTTTGTTGCGTTAACATATCATAATAGCATTCGCGatgttatctttttaatttcttataaatattacttcagACGAATtgtatcagtttttaaatttaattcatgcacaatttattatttagtgttTTTCTTAATATCTAGTGAGTTAattggaatttctttttcataatgcTTTGCTTTATTTGGTATCAGCATATGTTATCGAAACATTTTAAGCAATACATTGATTTtgttgtttataattaaataataaataatttagattcaaatttatttttttgtatattcatatataaataaCAGACTTAAAATTCCATTgacgcttaaattttttttccgtggaTTTTTTAATCTCCAAACTCTATGTGCGTAAATTGTATCATTaacttttacattatttaatttcattttttaaattttatattgaaaagattttcaaactctttaagtatttaaaaattacagaagcTTGATATTTACTCTTTGTAAAATCTATGCAATTTTTTGTCAGCATTTTATGCAACGAAATGTCagcaaaataatgttaaatatgttatttacaAACAATTGGCTGTCTTTTTgtaaacaagataaaaaaaatttatattttttaattgtgagaGTTTTAATTCAAAGTACATATTTGGTGTTAATATTTATGAAGCTGTTTCTCTTGCTAGCTGTTTTAGTGAGTtcaaaaaatagtgaaattcaTTTGAACATCTTTGAACATCTTCGCTTGGCATCTGCGACTTTTGAACATCAATGAACTCAACTCGGAGCTCTCATCTCTAGTGAactcttaattaattttcctgtaaaaattttacagctAATATCAGATGGTTATTTAAAGGATGTATATGTAGCTGTAATTTATCTTGGACGTTAAACGAATTACCAtttctaatagtttggtcatttttatatctttttaatttgaaaatcaacgctttgaattattttatactatagttCCTGTTTTGATTTCAATACTTGACTATTAACActttatcttataattttagTCAACTAATGTCATTTTTGCTTtcaatgaaataagtttttctaaGCGTATGTACtgttgtaatttattgttataatcaattacattttcagttttattcaattaattacaaTCTATATTACATTAAGGATTTGAAAACTAATTGATTTGTTAGGAATATATTAATTGATACCAGtcatataatagtaataaaatattaaatcatttttgtttcagtttaataattgattcataatcaacaaaattaaagaaaaaacatttttttctttgataataattcaaaggtagatttttttatatgaaaatacaaattgtaaaaaattaattttatgttaaaatgtgAATAATATGTGTCTACATGTATTTATTTGTACACA
Above is a window of Parasteatoda tepidariorum isolate YZ-2023 chromosome 5, CAS_Ptep_4.0, whole genome shotgun sequence DNA encoding:
- the LOC107441868 gene encoding uncharacterized protein — protein: MLAGPDGEEELSPYWEPADPFAPSSEDPFCDCPPPPPPRFLIPPPPAPPTSALCRGGVEAANLQFCQMEPIGAEFTQTAFPSLPIIAVCSSVVLVAVLVASFLLWKHKRKVQNFLPCKTHHQGRCDMGGSAGITYDDVLINHHPTRLPNHLNPETNTLTPIELLDVKYGNYVQSHLDPLTRTNFTIPTINSNTQQLIQQQQLQQQQQQQVPTDRPRQSRRSGSQQHHHRNHHYSNNKKKDHQFHPIYEEVSANSDDNKVGGRSYDSDIEDSEVEGRTVGSEDEFAEDELSVAGEYPLNPEMEQSQPCSATSSLQGSTGGDLYPDVVTGSSERFCSDGSPESRTLKGNFRGVDCGQNKLTHSLERNKDGHPSNSFQAKQNYYLNKSMLGPDFTYPEGVMEGNSCVSPSGDMVQSEQSQYPSTRAIGSSLNFIPALLQQQQRGMPTPSRSASNSPPPPPYVATTNPRQNAGVISALYNPQIVSPGGQQTGRIPDALLRELTFKLPQGATMPSVAPMSSRSLPVPPSCRGGGSGVLFTVENPYPAQATATTVLPSMSRTRSGSATEFTTSTGGRGGAGFHPYPHHALGGGRPPTPPPSENIYASIDDVGPYTIDGSRHRSPFVPNRKGSVEHRNTFGRSTTGRSSAPKSAGGSDKFQNNVPSRHPDDDSGKYGDIRPIYDSRTACS